From one Acidobacteriota bacterium genomic stretch:
- a CDS encoding acido-empty-quinoprotein group A — MKLLSTLFLALSTFASMQVAGQVQQTGGGLDPAALLHPAPDSWPTYNGDYSGRRFSALTKINDRNVKSLSLAWLYQLPNMGEGMLRRIAGTPVVVNGVIYITVPDHVWAIDARTSRALWHYEWTSKGGIHIGNRGVGILGNSLYFETPDCNLVALNLADGKKLWSQPVCDLDQMYYGSVAPLVVKNHVITGVSGDDLDRPGFLEAHDPETGALQWRWSVVPKPGEPGSETWPNADAMAHGGGMTWISPTYDPELNLLYVGTGNPQPVIAANGRKGANLYTESIVALHADTGKMAWYFQPSPHDTHDWDAVQTPVLFDGEIDGKPRKLLAQASRNGWFFVLDRETGKNYVSSEFVKTNWTKGLDAKGQPIPNPAKEPQIPGVLVSPDASGGVNWEPPTYSPATGLFYVNATRSYSMFYIYDDSDKPEGWGGHQMGSWSQTMLEAIDYRTGKIKWSHPWEAPGNKGGLLSTAGNLLFAGDPNNNLVALDATTGQPLWHANLSTGMSNGPITYELDGHQYLLVGAGDKLFAFVMN, encoded by the coding sequence ATGAAGCTTCTTTCGACCCTCTTTCTTGCCTTGTCCACCTTTGCTTCCATGCAGGTCGCAGGCCAGGTGCAGCAGACGGGCGGGGGCCTCGATCCAGCGGCACTGCTTCATCCGGCACCGGATTCCTGGCCGACTTACAACGGAGATTATTCCGGCAGGCGCTTCAGCGCGCTGACCAAGATCAACGACAGGAATGTGAAGTCGCTGAGTCTTGCGTGGCTCTATCAGCTACCTAATATGGGTGAAGGCATGCTCCGGCGGATTGCAGGTACGCCGGTAGTCGTCAACGGCGTCATCTACATTACGGTGCCGGACCACGTGTGGGCGATTGACGCGCGAACCAGCCGCGCATTGTGGCACTACGAGTGGACCTCGAAGGGCGGCATCCACATCGGCAATCGCGGTGTCGGCATCCTGGGCAATTCGTTGTACTTTGAGACGCCGGACTGCAACCTCGTCGCGCTGAACCTGGCCGATGGAAAGAAACTTTGGAGCCAGCCCGTCTGCGACCTGGACCAGATGTATTACGGCTCGGTGGCTCCCCTGGTGGTGAAGAACCATGTCATCACCGGCGTCAGCGGAGACGATTTGGACCGCCCCGGATTTCTCGAGGCCCACGATCCGGAGACGGGCGCATTGCAGTGGCGCTGGTCGGTTGTGCCCAAACCGGGCGAGCCTGGGTCTGAGACGTGGCCCAATGCCGATGCGATGGCACACGGCGGTGGCATGACCTGGATCTCACCGACCTACGATCCGGAGCTGAATCTTCTTTACGTCGGTACGGGCAATCCGCAGCCCGTGATTGCCGCCAACGGACGCAAGGGGGCCAATCTCTACACGGAGTCCATCGTGGCGCTCCATGCCGATACCGGAAAGATGGCCTGGTACTTTCAGCCGTCGCCGCACGACACCCACGACTGGGATGCGGTGCAGACGCCGGTCCTCTTCGACGGCGAGATCGATGGCAAACCGCGCAAGCTGCTGGCACAGGCAAGCCGCAACGGCTGGTTCTTCGTGCTGGATCGCGAGACAGGAAAGAACTATGTCAGTTCCGAGTTTGTGAAGACGAACTGGACCAAGGGTCTGGACGCCAAAGGGCAGCCGATTCCCAACCCCGCCAAAGAGCCTCAGATCCCCGGCGTACTGGTTTCGCCGGACGCCTCAGGCGGAGTGAACTGGGAGCCGCCGACGTACAGCCCCGCAACGGGGCTGTTCTACGTGAACGCCACGCGCTCGTATTCGATGTTTTACATCTACGACGATAGTGACAAGCCGGAGGGCTGGGGCGGACATCAGATGGGAAGTTGGTCTCAGACGATGCTCGAAGCCATTGACTATCGCACCGGCAAGATCAAGTGGAGCCACCCGTGGGAGGCACCAGGCAACAAGGGCGGGCTGCTCAGCACGGCTGGAAACCTCCTGTTTGCGGGCGATCCGAACAACAATCTTGTCGCGCTCGATGCGACCACCGGCCAACCGCTATGGCACGCCAACTTGAGCACAGGAATGTCGAACGGCCCCATTACGTATGAGCTGGATGGCCATCAATACCTGCTCGTTGGTGCGGGAGACAAGCTGTTTGCCTTCGTCATGAACTAA